A single window of Tenericutes bacterium MZ-XQ DNA harbors:
- a CDS encoding integrase, with amino-acid sequence MLDFHAFITNEELAESLVDATRERLARHFIAHLDSLELSAKTISRKISALRTFYGYLMKNHMIDINIFEHVETPKIPKKLPKIIEDDEMEMIFKSIDRYNPLGFRNYVMLDLLFSSGLRASELINMTIKDLMLDQEQILIHGKGSKDRYVPLHKKLVDDLRHYLTYIRPILLSKGKDTHTLYVFINYKGGHLSVRGLQIILKTIIQKSGETFKIHPHMLRHAFATTLLNHGADLRVVQELLGHEHLKSTQVYTHVSSETIKEKYKLTHPRMIKK; translated from the coding sequence ATCCTTGATTTTCATGCGTTTATAACCAACGAAGAACTTGCTGAATCTTTAGTTGATGCAACCCGAGAACGTCTAGCAAGACATTTTATCGCACATTTGGATAGTTTAGAGTTATCTGCTAAAACTATCTCTAGAAAGATATCCGCTTTAAGAACTTTCTATGGATATTTAATGAAAAATCATATGATAGATATCAATATTTTCGAGCATGTTGAAACACCTAAGATTCCTAAGAAATTACCTAAGATCATTGAAGATGATGAAATGGAAATGATCTTTAAATCGATTGATAGATATAATCCTTTGGGGTTTCGAAATTATGTCATGTTAGATTTACTGTTTAGTTCAGGACTAAGAGCATCTGAACTCATCAATATGACAATTAAGGATTTGATGCTTGATCAAGAACAAATTTTAATCCATGGTAAAGGTTCAAAAGATCGTTATGTACCCCTTCATAAAAAGCTAGTTGATGATCTTAGACACTATCTCACATATATACGTCCTATACTGCTATCAAAAGGTAAAGACACACACACGTTATATGTCTTTATAAACTATAAAGGTGGACATTTAAGTGTTAGAGGACTTCAAATCATATTAAAAACGATCATTCAAAAATCAGGTGAAACATTTAAAATACACCCACACATGCTAAGACATGCATTTGCAACCACGTTACTCAACCATGGTGCAGATCTTAGAGTTGTTCAAGAGCTTTTAGGCCATGAACATTTAAAATCAACACAAGTCTATACGCATGTATCAAGTGAAACTATAAAAGAAAAATATAAGTTAACACACCCAAGGATGATCAAAAAATGA
- a CDS encoding uracil-DNA glycosylase, which produces MTWDDLIKKELENPYFKALIAFLKDEDAHHVVLPPKEKRLSCFKLTPYEDVKVVIIGQDPYHNLNQAHGLAFSVENEDYPPSLKNIYKELVSDLNIPYPKTGNLTHWAKQGVLLLNTVLTVRLHEPLSHQKKGWETFTLEAVKKVNDKEKPVVFILWGNHAKSFMKYIDLNKHHVISSAHPSPLSASRGFFGSKPFSKTNYFLEKEGLKPIDWILK; this is translated from the coding sequence ATGACTTGGGATGATTTAATCAAAAAAGAATTAGAAAATCCATATTTCAAAGCATTAATCGCTTTTTTAAAAGATGAAGATGCACATCATGTTGTATTACCACCAAAAGAAAAGAGGTTATCCTGTTTTAAACTAACTCCGTATGAAGATGTTAAGGTAGTCATCATTGGACAAGATCCATATCATAATCTTAATCAAGCGCATGGGCTAGCATTTAGTGTGGAAAATGAAGATTATCCACCGAGTTTAAAAAATATCTATAAGGAGTTAGTATCAGATTTAAATATCCCATATCCAAAAACAGGAAATCTTACGCATTGGGCAAAACAAGGCGTTTTATTGTTAAACACAGTATTAACAGTTAGACTGCATGAACCACTATCTCATCAAAAAAAAGGGTGGGAAACTTTCACTTTAGAAGCAGTTAAAAAAGTAAATGATAAAGAAAAACCAGTGGTATTTATTTTATGGGGGAATCATGCGAAAAGTTTTATGAAATACATTGATCTAAATAAGCATCATGTTATTTCATCTGCACATCCATCTCCATTATCAGCATCAAGAGGTTTTTTTGGATCAAAACCGTTCTCTAAAACAAATTATTTTTTAGAAAAAGAAGGTCTAAAACCTATAGATTGGATTTTAAAATAA
- a CDS encoding ribosome recycling factor, giving the protein MNHEQADMILMELEDHMEKSLHVLVRDFAQIRTGRANPALLDHIMIDYYGAQSPVRQISSVSVVEGNQLYIKPYDKSALKQIETAIYASDLGLNPMNDGMGIRLILPQPTEERRRELVKEVEKLAEHARISVRNIRRDGNDHMKKLGLPEDDEKGYLGDVQELTDKYIKKVDQELKSKTDELMKI; this is encoded by the coding sequence ATGAATCATGAACAAGCAGATATGATTTTAATGGAATTAGAAGATCATATGGAAAAATCTTTGCATGTACTGGTAAGAGATTTTGCACAAATAAGAACAGGTAGAGCGAATCCAGCTTTACTTGATCACATTATGATTGATTATTATGGTGCGCAAAGTCCAGTAAGACAAATTTCATCTGTTTCCGTTGTTGAAGGTAATCAGTTATATATTAAGCCTTACGATAAATCAGCATTAAAACAAATTGAAACAGCAATCTACGCATCTGATTTAGGACTTAATCCTATGAATGATGGTATGGGGATTCGCTTAATTCTACCTCAACCAACTGAAGAACGTAGACGTGAACTTGTCAAAGAAGTTGAAAAACTAGCTGAGCATGCAAGGATCAGCGTTAGAAATATTCGTCGTGATGGTAATGATCACATGAAAAAATTGGGATTACCAGAGGATGATGAAAAAGGATACTTAGGAGATGTACAAGAACTTACAGATAAGTACATTAAAAAAGTTGATCAGGAATTAAAAAGTAAAACCGACGAACTCATGAAAATATAA
- a CDS encoding deoxyuridine 5'-triphosphate nucleotidohydrolase (catalyzes the formation of dUMP from dUTP) — protein MRKFEIVKAYENYDVMVPQRQTKHSAGYDLASIEDVDINPGEIKMIPTGLKVLLPDNEALLIFPRSSLGIKKGLMMSNSVGVIDSDYYNNENNEGHIMIPLYNFSNKKVTVSKGERVAQGIFMNYLQTIDDDPNHTVRLGGFGSSDKKR, from the coding sequence ATGAGAAAATTTGAAATTGTCAAGGCTTATGAAAATTATGACGTTATGGTTCCACAAAGACAGACAAAACACAGTGCAGGATATGATCTTGCAAGCATTGAAGATGTAGATATTAATCCAGGGGAAATTAAAATGATCCCAACTGGACTAAAAGTATTACTTCCAGATAACGAAGCATTACTCATTTTCCCAAGATCATCTTTAGGCATTAAAAAAGGTCTAATGATGAGCAATAGTGTTGGTGTTATTGATTCAGATTATTATAATAACGAAAATAATGAAGGACATATCATGATTCCTTTATATAATTTTTCAAATAAAAAAGTGACCGTTTCAAAAGGTGAAAGAGTGGCTCAAGGGATCTTTATGAATTACCTTCAAACTATAGATGATGACCCAAATCATACAGTGAGACTAGGTGGTTTTGGTAGCAGTGACAAAAAAAGATAA
- a CDS encoding 30S ribosomal protein S2 yields the protein MAVVSMKQLLESGVHFGHATRRWNPKMAPYIFTSRNGIYIIDLKRTAEEIEIAYKALYDIVADGGKVLFIGTKKQAQESVKEEAIRTGQFYVDQRWLGGTLTNFKTIRRRIKRLHDLYKMEEDGVFEKLPKKEVLQLKNERTKLEKFLGGIKDMKKVPEAIFIIDPRKERNAILEARKLGIKVFGIVDTNCDPDDVDYIIPANDDAIRAVKLITWVMGNAVIEAQGGAVEKFDEETVQEASRRDYNNDQKEAKPKPKPQPKPQPKVEEVEVDEDEVEEDDADDNSVSEEELESMTVAELRALAKDRGITGYSTLKKAELIDVLK from the coding sequence ATGGCAGTAGTTTCAATGAAACAATTATTAGAGTCAGGTGTACACTTTGGACATGCGACACGTCGTTGGAATCCTAAAATGGCACCATACATCTTTACGTCAAGAAATGGTATTTATATCATTGACTTAAAGAGAACAGCAGAAGAGATTGAGATTGCGTATAAAGCATTATACGACATCGTTGCTGACGGTGGTAAAGTACTATTTATTGGTACTAAAAAACAAGCTCAAGAATCAGTAAAAGAAGAAGCGATTCGTACAGGTCAATTCTATGTTGATCAAAGATGGTTAGGTGGAACACTTACTAACTTCAAAACCATTCGTCGTCGTATCAAGAGATTACACGACCTTTACAAAATGGAAGAAGATGGTGTGTTTGAAAAATTACCTAAAAAAGAAGTTTTACAACTTAAAAACGAACGTACTAAGTTAGAAAAATTCTTAGGTGGTATCAAAGATATGAAGAAAGTTCCAGAAGCAATCTTCATCATTGATCCTAGAAAAGAAAGAAATGCAATCTTAGAAGCGCGTAAGTTAGGTATCAAAGTATTCGGTATTGTTGATACAAACTGTGATCCAGATGATGTAGATTACATTATTCCTGCAAACGATGATGCAATTCGTGCAGTTAAATTAATCACATGGGTTATGGGTAATGCAGTGATTGAAGCACAAGGTGGAGCTGTTGAAAAATTTGATGAAGAAACAGTTCAAGAAGCTTCAAGAAGAGATTATAACAATGATCAAAAAGAAGCGAAACCAAAACCGAAACCTCAACCAAAACCTCAACCTAAAGTAGAAGAAGTTGAAGTAGACGAAGATGAAGTCGAAGAAGATGATGCTGATGATAATAGTGTATCAGAAGAAGAATTAGAATCAATGACAGTTGCTGAACTTCGTGCCTTAGCTAAAGACCGTGGCATTACTGGTTATTCAACCCTTAAAAAAGCAGAACTTATTGATGTACTAAAATAA
- a CDS encoding 1-deoxy-D-xylulose-5-phosphate reductoisomerase — MKHIYLLGSTGSIGMQTLDVMLKHQDKFNLIGCSLGSDDEKNKYILDTFKPEIACLRYEKQLSKYPNLYPNVKFVWGDQGLIELVTYDKKGIVVNALSGSAGLHPTVEAIKTKKDIALANKETLVMAGDMINSYVKTYDVKLYPIDSEHSALWQTLDHENQKDIKKIIITASGGSFRDLSRNELQYVTVEKALKHPNWAMGAKITIDSATMMNKGLEVIEAHHLFNLDYDKIETVLHKESVVHGLTYFNDGTVKASLSVSDMRIPIAYALFYPERTDYDKELELTHLSFKPMDYERFPLLKLAYDVGKKGGIMPTVMNAANEAAVHLFLKHKISFLEIEELVYNYVGKTKQIEKPTLEQIIEIDRNIQQEIYRAYEKR; from the coding sequence ATGAAACATATATATTTATTAGGATCAACAGGATCTATTGGCATGCAAACACTTGATGTCATGTTAAAACATCAAGATAAGTTTAATCTGATAGGGTGTTCATTAGGATCTGATGATGAGAAAAATAAATATATTCTAGATACATTCAAACCTGAGATTGCATGTTTGAGATATGAAAAGCAGTTATCTAAGTATCCTAATCTTTACCCAAACGTAAAATTTGTTTGGGGAGATCAAGGATTGATTGAGCTTGTAACATACGATAAAAAAGGTATTGTTGTAAATGCATTATCTGGTTCAGCTGGGTTACACCCAACCGTAGAAGCTATTAAGACAAAAAAAGATATAGCTTTAGCAAATAAAGAAACCTTAGTTATGGCTGGTGATATGATCAATAGCTATGTCAAAACATATGATGTCAAACTCTATCCAATCGATAGTGAACACAGTGCGCTATGGCAAACTTTAGATCATGAAAATCAAAAAGATATCAAAAAAATAATTATCACAGCAAGTGGTGGATCATTTAGAGATTTATCAAGAAACGAGTTACAATATGTGACTGTTGAAAAAGCGTTAAAACATCCAAATTGGGCGATGGGTGCTAAAATAACTATAGATAGTGCAACCATGATGAATAAGGGTTTGGAAGTTATCGAAGCGCATCATTTGTTCAACTTAGATTATGATAAAATCGAGACAGTCCTTCATAAAGAAAGTGTTGTACACGGATTAACATATTTTAATGATGGAACAGTTAAAGCAAGTCTAAGTGTTTCAGATATGAGAATTCCAATTGCTTATGCGTTGTTTTATCCAGAAAGAACAGATTATGATAAGGAGTTAGAATTGACTCATTTATCATTCAAACCCATGGATTATGAACGCTTTCCATTATTGAAGTTAGCTTATGACGTTGGAAAAAAAGGTGGCATTATGCCAACTGTGATGAATGCGGCTAATGAAGCAGCAGTTCATTTATTTTTAAAACATAAAATTTCGTTTTTAGAGATTGAAGAACTGGTTTACAATTATGTGGGCAAAACAAAGCAAATTGAAAAGCCTACATTAGAACAAATTATTGAGATAGATCGTAATATTCAACAAGAGATTTATCGAGCATATGAGAAGAGGTAG
- a CDS encoding signal peptidase I, producing the protein MKKQNKSQTIKTVLFYLVTLILLVYVSLSLFLPEKVIDVFRFQLTTISTLTESMKPTIEPGDVIMLKKVDEEDIEVDDVISFYNYARGQNSQGETVWVKIRIVHRLIDIDDQTGAYITQGDNNSSVDTIYDENGNITDLTYDQVIGAYVFRLPFLGTIVSGLRNPVLVGLLIVNITIVVVIVKLIKKKDEPKTEGEDHDLG; encoded by the coding sequence ATGAAAAAACAGAACAAATCTCAAACAATTAAAACAGTTTTATTTTACTTGGTTACACTCATTTTACTTGTCTATGTTTCTTTAAGTTTGTTTTTACCTGAGAAAGTGATTGATGTTTTTAGATTTCAATTAACAACGATTTCCACATTAACAGAATCCATGAAGCCTACCATTGAGCCTGGTGATGTCATCATGCTTAAAAAAGTTGATGAAGAAGATATCGAAGTAGATGATGTCATCTCATTTTATAATTACGCAAGAGGACAAAATTCACAAGGTGAAACAGTTTGGGTGAAAATTAGAATTGTCCATAGACTCATTGATATTGATGATCAGACAGGTGCGTATATCACTCAAGGTGACAACAACTCCAGTGTTGATACAATATATGATGAAAACGGTAATATTACTGATTTAACATATGATCAAGTGATTGGTGCCTATGTGTTTAGATTGCCATTCTTAGGAACGATAGTTTCAGGACTAAGAAATCCTGTATTAGTTGGTTTATTGATTGTTAACATCACTATTGTTGTTGTGATTGTTAAGTTAATTAAGAAAAAGGATGAACCAAAAACTGAAGGTGAAGATCATGACTTGGGATGA
- a CDS encoding translation elongation factor Ts — MAITAQMVKELRERTGAGMLDCKKALEQNDGDIEKAIDFLREKGMANAAKKAGRIAAEGLCSIEVNGNEAVIFELNSETDFVAKNKQFLDLLDSVGNTILNSSAANTEEALKVEGNGKTVEQMLIDATATIGEKISLRRVSRVVKEDAQGFGAYKHMGGRIAVLAVLAKADEEVAKDIAMHIAAQNPKYLNRDQVDAETLEHEKHVLTQQALQEGKPANIVEKMVVGRLNKFLQDICLVDQPFVKDTDQKVSQYLKSNQNEVLSFIRLEVGEGIEKKEEDFAAEVAAQVRK, encoded by the coding sequence ATGGCTATAACAGCTCAAATGGTAAAAGAATTAAGAGAAAGAACTGGCGCAGGCATGTTAGATTGCAAAAAAGCGTTAGAACAAAATGATGGAGACATCGAAAAAGCTATAGATTTCTTAAGAGAAAAAGGTATGGCAAACGCGGCTAAGAAAGCTGGAAGAATTGCTGCTGAAGGTTTATGCAGTATCGAAGTGAATGGTAATGAAGCAGTCATATTTGAATTAAACTCAGAAACAGATTTTGTTGCTAAAAACAAGCAATTTTTAGATTTATTAGACAGTGTAGGAAACACAATTTTAAATTCAAGTGCAGCAAATACAGAAGAAGCTCTAAAAGTAGAAGGTAATGGTAAAACTGTAGAACAAATGTTAATTGATGCAACTGCTACAATTGGTGAGAAAATATCACTTCGTCGTGTATCAAGAGTTGTTAAAGAAGACGCTCAAGGATTTGGCGCTTACAAACATATGGGTGGACGCATCGCAGTTTTAGCAGTATTAGCAAAAGCTGATGAAGAAGTTGCAAAAGATATCGCAATGCATATCGCTGCACAAAACCCTAAATATCTAAATCGTGATCAAGTTGATGCAGAGACATTAGAACATGAAAAACACGTTTTAACACAACAAGCACTTCAAGAAGGCAAACCAGCGAATATCGTTGAAAAAATGGTTGTTGGACGTTTAAATAAATTCTTACAAGATATTTGTTTAGTTGACCAACCATTTGTAAAAGATACTGATCAAAAAGTAAGTCAATACTTAAAATCAAATCAAAATGAAGTTTTATCATTCATCAGATTAGAAGTTGGCGAAGGTATCGAAAAGAAAGAAGAAGATTTCGCAGCAGAAGTAGCAGCACAAGTTCGTAAATAA
- a CDS encoding methylenetetrahydrofolate--tRNA-(uracil(54)-C(5))-methyltransferase (FADH(2)-oxidizing) TrmFO: MVKIIGAGLAGVEAAYFLANQNIKVKLYEMRPKKMTPAHQTGHFAELVCSNSLRSNDELNAVGLLKREMQSFNSLIMEAAYHAQVPAGSSLAVDRDMFSGFIEDKIKHHPNIEVVLDEVLDIDVDEYTIVAAGPLASDHLFESIKQLVHQDHLHFFDAIAPIIDASSIDMNTCYLKSRYDKGEAAYINCPMNKEEYDRFYQALITADLVEHKGFENNVFEGCMPVEVMASRGEQTLLYGPLKPVGLEVEGKDKPYAVVQLRQDDYSKSMYNIVGFQTHLTWPAQKKVISLIPGLEHAKIVRYGVMHRNTYLESPNILNPAFQSKVYPKLFFAGQISGVEGYVESAASGLNAAIQMASLIKNNQIVPLPKETMMGAMAHYISTPNKSFVPMNANLGLFPELGYKHKKKERKMLYRDRSFEALKTFKEENAWII, encoded by the coding sequence ATGGTAAAAATAATAGGAGCTGGATTAGCGGGCGTTGAAGCTGCTTACTTTCTAGCCAATCAAAATATTAAAGTAAAGTTATATGAAATGAGACCAAAAAAAATGACTCCTGCACATCAAACAGGTCATTTTGCTGAACTCGTTTGTTCGAACTCATTAAGATCAAATGATGAACTTAATGCTGTTGGTTTGTTAAAAAGAGAGATGCAATCTTTTAACTCTTTAATCATGGAAGCAGCTTATCATGCACAAGTCCCTGCAGGATCTAGTTTAGCTGTAGATCGTGATATGTTTTCAGGATTTATTGAAGATAAAATTAAGCATCATCCAAATATTGAAGTAGTTCTTGATGAAGTTTTAGATATTGATGTTGATGAATATACGATAGTTGCTGCTGGACCACTTGCTAGTGATCATCTTTTCGAGAGTATCAAACAGCTGGTTCATCAAGATCATTTACATTTTTTTGATGCGATTGCACCAATTATCGATGCATCTTCGATTGATATGAACACATGCTATTTAAAGTCAAGATATGATAAAGGTGAAGCTGCATATATTAACTGTCCTATGAACAAAGAAGAATATGATAGATTTTATCAAGCACTCATTACAGCTGATTTAGTAGAACATAAAGGTTTTGAAAACAATGTGTTTGAAGGGTGTATGCCCGTTGAAGTGATGGCATCAAGAGGAGAACAAACACTCTTATACGGACCATTAAAGCCAGTAGGTTTAGAAGTTGAAGGGAAAGATAAACCTTATGCAGTTGTTCAATTAAGACAAGATGACTATAGTAAATCAATGTATAACATTGTTGGTTTTCAAACACATCTCACATGGCCAGCGCAAAAGAAAGTCATTAGTTTAATTCCTGGATTAGAACATGCTAAAATTGTAAGATATGGTGTAATGCATAGAAATACTTATTTAGAAAGCCCAAACATATTAAATCCTGCATTTCAATCTAAAGTATATCCTAAACTTTTTTTTGCAGGTCAAATATCAGGTGTAGAAGGATACGTGGAATCAGCGGCATCTGGACTTAATGCTGCAATTCAAATGGCATCATTGATCAAAAACAATCAAATAGTGCCACTACCTAAAGAAACAATGATGGGCGCAATGGCACATTATATATCAACACCAAACAAATCATTTGTGCCGATGAATGCGAACTTAGGATTATTTCCTGAACTTGGATATAAACATAAGAAAAAAGAAAGAAAAATGCTATATAGAGATCGTTCTTTTGAAGCACTTAAAACCTTTAAGGAGGAGAATGCTTGGATTATCTAG
- a CDS encoding UMP kinase: protein MMYQRVILKLSGEALKGNGTYGIHPITVKKIATEIKEIYQLGVQVGIVVGAGNLWRGKTGEELGMDRAQADYMGMLGTIMNGLAMQDALESLDVPTRVMTVLPVSAVAEPYIRRKAIRHFEKGRVLVFSGGTGSPFFSTDTAAALRAAEVNADIILMAKNGVEGVYDKDPRKHEDAKMFKEISQRELLKQKLEVMDQTAASICTENKLDILVFNMNEPGNMKKAVMQETIGTLVKWEE, encoded by the coding sequence ATGATGTACCAAAGAGTCATTCTGAAATTAAGTGGAGAAGCTTTAAAAGGCAATGGAACTTATGGCATACATCCAATTACTGTCAAGAAAATCGCGACAGAAATCAAAGAGATTTATCAGTTGGGTGTGCAGGTAGGAATCGTGGTAGGTGCTGGTAACCTATGGCGTGGTAAAACAGGTGAAGAACTTGGTATGGACCGCGCACAAGCAGACTATATGGGAATGCTTGGTACCATCATGAATGGTCTTGCAATGCAAGATGCCTTAGAATCTTTAGATGTACCTACAAGAGTGATGACAGTTTTACCAGTCAGTGCGGTTGCTGAACCTTATATTAGAAGAAAAGCAATTAGACACTTTGAAAAAGGTAGAGTGCTCGTTTTCTCAGGCGGTACTGGTTCACCATTTTTCTCAACAGATACTGCAGCAGCACTCCGTGCAGCTGAAGTCAATGCCGATATTATATTAATGGCAAAAAATGGTGTTGAAGGTGTTTATGATAAAGACCCACGCAAACATGAAGACGCAAAAATGTTCAAGGAAATCTCGCAAAGAGAGTTACTGAAGCAAAAACTAGAAGTTATGGATCAAACAGCTGCATCTATATGCACTGAAAATAAACTCGATATTCTTGTGTTCAACATGAATGAACCTGGAAATATGAAAAAAGCAGTTATGCAAGAAACGATCGGGACACTCGTTAAATGGGAGGAATAA
- a CDS encoding RIP metalloprotease RseP translates to MVILNILLFVVVLGVIILIHEAGHFYFAKKAGILCHEFSIGMGPALYQKRKGETMYSIRGIPIGGYVSMAGESISDALIKKEQTIGIKINEQDQVYQIILTDKVEADLTGVVEAFDLYGKDFDPLYIDLNVDGQTKRYAVLRDATYQVSEKNKMWITPAEKSFESKTLWQRFMVIFAGPMMNFILAFLLFLIAGFFVEKPNLDSNELFEIVPGYAADNAQLEVGDKILKINDKSVEDWNDLSNIMADLDQSWIDVMYERDGSSFVEINVNVSVAVQMAGITNTYIDSETGDITIYRDPIIGQSYGRARSDGGLLEGDVIENIVVNNESHVIQSWDDIVTVFRQYDRGELVISYRRDGVVGNAYYDMISANALTKLGSQPIVFQLGVSPSSEFDWSYSLLYAPRRFYSDVSEVFTTLGLLFSPKEDLGIGDLSGPVGIYTLVSSTARQGLLSIIVFTGFLSINIGLLNLLPIPALDGGRLVFLGIEAVTRKPLPRRVENTINNAMFILLLFMFIFVTYNDILRLIRG, encoded by the coding sequence ATGGTTATATTAAATATATTATTATTTGTTGTTGTATTAGGTGTCATTATCCTAATCCATGAAGCGGGGCATTTTTACTTCGCAAAAAAAGCAGGCATATTATGCCATGAGTTTTCTATAGGGATGGGTCCTGCACTTTATCAAAAGCGTAAAGGTGAAACCATGTACTCAATTAGAGGTATTCCTATTGGTGGGTATGTCTCTATGGCTGGAGAAAGCATTTCTGATGCACTCATAAAAAAAGAACAAACCATTGGTATAAAAATCAATGAGCAAGATCAAGTCTATCAAATTATTCTTACAGATAAAGTTGAAGCTGACTTAACTGGTGTTGTAGAAGCATTTGATTTATATGGTAAAGATTTTGATCCATTATATATTGATTTAAATGTTGATGGCCAAACAAAACGCTATGCTGTATTAAGAGATGCAACTTATCAAGTAAGCGAAAAGAACAAAATGTGGATTACACCAGCAGAAAAGAGTTTTGAAAGTAAAACTTTATGGCAAAGATTTATGGTCATTTTTGCAGGTCCAATGATGAATTTTATTTTAGCATTTCTACTCTTTTTAATTGCGGGATTTTTTGTTGAAAAACCAAATCTTGATTCTAATGAATTATTTGAAATAGTACCTGGTTATGCGGCAGATAACGCACAACTTGAAGTTGGCGATAAAATTTTAAAAATTAATGATAAATCAGTTGAAGATTGGAATGATTTATCAAATATTATGGCAGATCTTGACCAATCATGGATTGATGTTATGTATGAAAGAGATGGCTCATCGTTTGTTGAAATCAATGTCAATGTGAGTGTAGCTGTTCAAATGGCAGGCATCACAAATACTTACATAGATTCTGAAACTGGAGACATAACCATATATAGAGATCCAATCATTGGGCAAAGTTATGGTCGTGCAAGAAGTGATGGCGGTCTTTTAGAAGGAGACGTCATTGAAAATATTGTCGTAAATAACGAATCTCATGTGATCCAGAGTTGGGATGATATCGTTACAGTGTTTAGACAATATGATCGTGGTGAACTTGTCATTTCTTATAGAAGAGATGGTGTTGTAGGTAATGCATATTATGACATGATCAGTGCAAACGCATTAACAAAACTTGGAAGTCAACCTATTGTCTTTCAACTAGGAGTAAGTCCATCTAGTGAGTTTGACTGGAGTTATTCTTTATTATATGCACCAAGAAGATTTTATTCAGATGTATCTGAAGTCTTTACAACATTAGGTTTATTATTTAGTCCGAAAGAAGATTTGGGCATTGGTGATTTATCAGGTCCAGTTGGTATATATACCCTTGTGAGTAGTACAGCAAGACAAGGTTTACTATCAATCATTGTTTTTACAGGGTTTTTAAGTATCAATATTGGACTGTTAAATTTACTTCCAATTCCAGCACTTGACGGAGGAAGATTGGTCTTCTTGGGTATCGAAGCAGTAACAAGAAAACCATTACCAAGAAGAGTTGAAAACACAATTAATAATGCAATGTTTATTTTATTATTGTTTATGTTCATCTTTGTAACATATAATGATATCTTAAGATTGATTAGAGGATAA
- a CDS encoding di-trans,poly-cis-decaprenylcistransferase, whose product MKSNNIPEHVAIILDGNGRWAKKRGQSRSFGHYMGGRNLFSVARHAKDFGIKKLSVYAFSTENWKRPEDEVNYLMTKPIEMYHENKHRISEIDYKVTFSGRRDRFSKELLEVINEIEKQTEKHEGFTLNICADYGSYDEIITAINKIDKPVTKENFEQALMIKEPVDLLIRTSGEMRISNFLLWQIAYAEFYFTKVHWPAFNKKQLEKAIKSYQKRNRRFGGLK is encoded by the coding sequence GTGAAAAGCAACAATATACCAGAACATGTTGCCATTATTCTTGATGGTAACGGCAGATGGGCAAAAAAAAGAGGACAATCAAGATCATTTGGTCATTATATGGGTGGAAGAAATCTTTTTAGTGTCGCAAGACATGCGAAAGATTTTGGCATTAAAAAATTATCTGTTTATGCATTTAGTACAGAAAACTGGAAAAGACCCGAAGATGAAGTCAATTATTTGATGACAAAACCAATCGAAATGTATCATGAAAACAAACACAGAATCAGTGAAATAGATTATAAAGTTACTTTTTCAGGTAGAAGAGATCGCTTTAGCAAAGAGCTATTAGAAGTGATTAATGAAATTGAAAAACAAACAGAAAAACATGAAGGTTTCACTTTAAATATATGTGCCGATTATGGTAGTTATGATGAAATCATTACTGCGATCAATAAGATTGATAAACCAGTCACTAAAGAGAACTTTGAACAAGCACTCATGATCAAAGAACCGGTAGACTTACTCATTAGAACCAGTGGTGAAATGAGAATATCAAATTTCTTACTATGGCAAATTGCCTATGCAGAGTTTTATTTTACCAAAGTCCATTGGCCAGCATTTAATAAAAAACAATTAGAGAAAGCGATTAAATCATATCAAAAAAGAAATCGTCGCTTTGGAGGCTTGAAATGA